From Desulfurobacteriaceae bacterium:
ATTAGGATTTCTCCTCTTCTCACTAGCTCTCTGTTGTACTTCTTCCAGTCCCTGCTCATGTTAGGTATTTTACCTCATATCTCTTTTTTGGACACAGCAGAGGTAATGTCCAATCCAATAACTAGATTTGAATACGATTATTTAAATAGACATGAGTTAACCAAAGAAGAAATCGAAGAGTTATCAATCATAAATCAGGAAGGAAAATTTTATTTTCAAAAAGAAGGCGATAAGATTAAATTAAGTCAATACGTTGGTTTAATACTCTTATCAACTGGAAAAGTTATAGAAATTCTACCCAAAATCTATAGACACAATGAAGGAAACACAGAGATTTACCAAGCAAGGAAATTACTGACAATTCTGTTTTATGAATTTTTGGATTTAGCAAAAAGACCCTCATCGGGAGGAAGTTTTCATTCAGAAAAAACTGATTTCAACATTCCATTTCTTGAGATATTAATACTCATGGTTTTGAACTATATCGAGAAAAAGATCATTCAGCCAGGAATATACAAAGACTATTTAAGAAAGAAACTATCTTTGAGAAGTCTAAATGGAAAGTTATTACTATCGCAGACACTTTTAAAGTTCCCTTTTCAGAAAGACAGATTTGAGATAGAAAAAGAAGTTCTTACGAGTAATATTCTTATTAACCGTGTCTTATCAAGATTTGTAGAATTTGTAGCTGTAAAATTCAGCAACTCAAGAATAAAAAATCTCGCTGGAAGAATTTCCCTATACCTACGAAACATTGGTGTAGAAAGTTCAAAAAATATAGTAGAAGATTTAAAGAAAATTCATCTTAACAGGATGAATGACCACTATCAGCCAGTAATCCAATTTGCAAAATTCTTCTTCTCCGGAAACAACATAACCGGTTCACAAGGAAACTCTTTTGTTTTTCTCTATGATATGAACAAACTATTTGAAAAATTTGTAGCTTCCTCTTTATCAGGTTGTTTATCCCAAACCGAAGAAAAAATAGACGAAGATTTCTCCCTAAAACCTGATATTCTATGGCCATTAGAAAAAAGAAAACACATAGTCATAGACACCAAGTGGAAATTTCCTACTAATACTTCTTCGGAAAACAGAGGAGTTTCTCAATCTGATAGGTTTCAAGTCATTACATACATGTACGTTCTACCGGAAAGGAAAAATATAGAAATTCCCTTAGGAATTCTTCTTTATCCAGAGTTTCCTCCTCCCGGCAAGAAAGTCTGGGTTATTAGCAGACAAAAAAAGTTAGCAGCATTAGGACTTGGACTAAAAGAGCTAATCGAAGATGAGGTTTTCAGCAACGAGAAAAATCTTGATATACAAACAAGATACTTAAAAAAGAGAATACGAGAGAAAATAGAAAGAGAAATAGAAGCTATCCTAAGCTAAAAAATACCGTCTTCTTTTATTACACCACGAGGATCGAGGGAAAAATAGACATAAGCTTTCACTTCTTTCTTTTTCCCATTAACTGAAACAACTACAGGAACTAACTCTCTTTTATACCACTCAGGGTGTCCTTCTAACCTATCTATTTCTTTAAGAGTTTCTTTTGAAACCTCATAAACTTTACCTTTTATGGTAGAAACTTTCTCATTTTTTACAACAAAAGGTATTCTCGTAACGTACATAGCATATTTCTCTTTCGTTTCAGCTTTTCCAACAAATTTTTCATTCTGAAGAAAATGGTGATTCCAGAAACCTTTCTTTAAAGTTCCATAAACGAAAAGTAAATATTTTTTCTCTTCCATTTCTCCCCCTAAAAATACTTTCCAAACGATTTACAAATTATCAATAAACTCTCTATCACTTCCTCTCTAAACTCGGTTCTCAATTTTTTAGAAAGTTCAAGCTGAATAACATTGAATTTCTCCCCAAAAATATTCCTAAACTCTATAAGAGAAGGATGCCCTGAGTACTCTGGAACTTCACACTTTACCCTACTAGGTACTTTTTGCTTTTCTAAAAGAGAACTAAACATATCAACAAGCCAATCTCTTACTTCCTCAGAACAAACTCCTAAATGACATGTTCCAACTATTACATCACAACTGTGTCTTTCTGCATTTTCATCCTTAACACCATGAACAGCAACTAATAAAACGGGTTGAGTAACTCTTCCTCCATCTATACAACTAATATGTCGAAGGATATCTTCCATGCTTTTAAAGTGTTCTTTAATCGCTTTTCTTTGTAGATCCTGTGTTCCAAGTTCAGGAGAATAATCGATTCCCCTGTTTAAATCCGCTATCATTCTTGAAACTCTACTAATAACACCACCGACTCCGCACCTTAAGGCAACTCCAGAAACTATCGCACCAGTGTAGTATTCTCTTTTTGGACTCGCAGCATGAGGAGCATCCAATATAACTCTAAAAGAATTTTTAGGAAGAATAACATCAACAAATCTTCTTTCTTGGAACATAACAACACCTCCCTTTTTATTTTTTTAAACTACAATTCCAACCATTTACGGAATTCTTCTTCATATTTACGGGCATCTTCTCTAGCTTCACTAATTA
This genomic window contains:
- a CDS encoding gamma-glutamylcyclotransferase, which gives rise to MEEKKYLLFVYGTLKKGFWNHHFLQNEKFVGKAETKEKYAMYVTRIPFVVKNEKVSTIKGKVYEVSKETLKEIDRLEGHPEWYKRELVPVVVSVNGKKKEVKAYVYFSLDPRGVIKEDGIF